A window of the Cystobacter fuscus genome harbors these coding sequences:
- a CDS encoding heme-dependent oxidative N-demethylase family protein, producing the protein MLPYFPFEQELFAMRLGVRALRPGEPLIEVEEPHYAEELALKQSLLADAQRVRFAALPRTLAAQWEAVTELLPLMAHQHPQHFTLERTADAWHWHNHLLDTRTHFIPGEADSLPLAPLDWLGRQVQEDLLLMDGTHEGLPLIAGQLCFPAGWCLADKLGHPVLDIHATVPGFGEQLGGATVRLMRGLKSGRPVTRVNWGISVTPQLDLAPWTQPEWRHLRQEVTARNAGEKCYLRLERQTLSMLPTSGAILFTIHTYRAPVATEVEDPERRRLLAGVLRTLPPETRDYKGLTAFLPQLLAWLEPGTRS; encoded by the coding sequence GTGTTGCCCTATTTCCCTTTCGAGCAGGAGCTGTTCGCGATGCGGCTCGGCGTGCGCGCGCTCCGCCCGGGCGAGCCGCTCATCGAGGTGGAGGAGCCGCATTACGCCGAGGAGCTGGCGCTCAAGCAGTCCCTGCTCGCCGATGCCCAGCGCGTGCGCTTCGCCGCCCTCCCCCGCACCCTCGCGGCGCAGTGGGAGGCCGTCACCGAGCTGCTCCCGCTCATGGCCCACCAGCACCCCCAGCACTTCACCCTGGAGCGCACGGCGGACGCCTGGCACTGGCACAACCACCTGCTCGACACCCGGACGCACTTCATCCCCGGCGAAGCGGACAGCCTCCCCCTCGCCCCGCTCGACTGGCTCGGCCGCCAGGTGCAGGAGGATCTGCTCCTCATGGACGGCACGCACGAGGGTCTGCCCCTCATCGCCGGTCAGCTCTGCTTCCCCGCGGGCTGGTGCCTCGCCGACAAGCTGGGCCACCCGGTGCTCGACATCCACGCGACCGTGCCCGGCTTCGGCGAGCAGCTCGGCGGCGCCACCGTGCGCCTCATGCGCGGACTCAAGTCCGGCCGCCCCGTCACCCGCGTCAACTGGGGCATCAGCGTCACCCCCCAGCTCGACCTCGCCCCCTGGACCCAGCCCGAGTGGCGCCACCTGCGCCAGGAAGTCACCGCGCGCAACGCCGGAGAGAAGTGCTACCTGCGGCTGGAGCGGCAGACGCTCTCGATGCTGCCCACCTCGGGCGCCATCCTCTTCACCATCCACACCTACCGCGCCCCGGTGGCCACCGAGGTGGAGGATCCCGAGCGGCGCCGGCTGCTCGCGGGCGTGCTGCGCACCCTCCCCCCCGAGACGCGCGACTACAAGGGCCTCACCGCCTTCCTCCCCCAGCTCCTCGCCTGGCTCGAGCCGGGTACCCGCTCCTGA
- a CDS encoding DUF6968 family protein: MTTVTRLMRGRKPTGPILAERKFKSSGGARASIRVRAPARDSRTGNYRCCVEWVHSGKRELFELWGIDSMQALQLALRAAGDLVNGDEEDLRWVGSDDGYLGFPRTYPEFLPKALLRKLERMIDREIAAHARKSAAERKQSRARAGRSKPISG; the protein is encoded by the coding sequence ATGACCACGGTGACTCGACTGATGCGCGGCCGCAAACCCACTGGGCCCATCTTGGCGGAGCGCAAGTTCAAGAGTTCTGGTGGCGCTCGTGCCTCCATCCGTGTCCGTGCACCGGCCAGGGATTCGCGGACAGGCAACTACAGGTGCTGCGTGGAGTGGGTGCACTCGGGGAAGAGGGAGCTGTTCGAACTCTGGGGAATCGACTCCATGCAGGCGCTGCAACTCGCTCTCCGAGCCGCCGGGGACCTGGTGAACGGGGACGAAGAGGACCTGCGGTGGGTGGGGAGCGATGACGGCTACCTGGGATTTCCCAGGACGTACCCGGAGTTTCTTCCCAAGGCGCTCCTACGTAAGCTGGAACGCATGATCGACCGGGAGATCGCCGCCCACGCGCGCAAGAGCGCAGCAGAGCGCAAGCAGTCGCGGGCTCGAGCGGGACGGAGCAAGCCCATCTC